A genomic stretch from candidate division WOR-3 bacterium includes:
- the rlmB gene encoding 23S rRNA (guanosine(2251)-2'-O)-methyltransferase RlmB: protein MYIIGKNPVLELLKSDPQKVEKVFIAKRAHIPEPLLDLLGNAAFPVVHVEKEKLDRMAGNKNHQGIIAVVREVEFTNPVDLLNELIERRGVLVTLDEVQDPQNLGNILRSAEALGAVGMVVPALRSSGFTESAVKASAGAVFHLKIGTVTNLRNFLLKAKEMGVWIYSLEVGGISLYDATYNFPMILIAGGEDKGVGKSILSISDVVVSIPMFGKINSLNVASSVAIALSWISRVRGKENG from the coding sequence ATGTATATCATTGGGAAAAATCCAGTTTTGGAACTGCTTAAATCCGATCCCCAGAAGGTGGAAAAGGTTTTCATTGCCAAAAGAGCTCACATTCCAGAACCTCTACTGGACCTTTTAGGAAATGCTGCCTTTCCTGTAGTTCACGTTGAGAAGGAGAAACTTGATAGGATGGCGGGAAATAAAAACCACCAGGGAATTATTGCGGTGGTGAGAGAGGTGGAATTTACCAATCCTGTGGATCTTTTGAATGAGTTAATTGAAAGGCGCGGAGTTTTGGTAACCCTTGATGAAGTTCAGGATCCACAAAATCTGGGGAATATTTTGAGGAGTGCCGAAGCCCTTGGGGCAGTCGGCATGGTGGTTCCTGCTTTGAGATCTTCTGGATTTACCGAAAGCGCAGTAAAAGCCTCTGCTGGTGCAGTTTTTCATTTAAAAATCGGTACCGTCACAAACCTAAGGAACTTTCTTTTGAAGGCTAAGGAAATGGGGGTATGGATATACTCCTTGGAGGTAGGTGGTATTAGCCTCTATGACGCGACTTACAATTTTCCCATGATCCTCATAGCGGGGGGTGAGGATAAAGGTGTAGGGAAAAGCATACTAAGTATTAGCGATGTCGTTGTATCTATTCCAATGTTTGGAAAAATAAATTCTTTAAATGTGGCTTCCAGTGTCGCCATTGCCCTTTCATGGATAAGTAGAGTGAGGGGGAAAGAGAATGGTTAA
- a CDS encoding HD domain-containing protein: protein MVKTIFVKDLPNLIGNEVDDLFQIKDLQDKSGKEGQAFLELTIADVSGTLTARIFDDVEVLRGKIERGRVHRLRMQVYQFSNQLGIKVLDVERVEDYDIRHFVPSSSVDPAKLEEDLKSFIRKINNPQLKTLLKRIFVDDEEFRKKFLLAPAARYYHHNFIGGLAEHTLQIARVAEAISVLYDVVDKDLLIAGALLHDIGKVYEMEYTPDIDYTDEGRLFGHLIIGYEIVSKKIHEIEVVNRFPADLRMKILHMILSHHGELQFGSPVRPLFLEAQILHFLDDLDAKAEMFKKASDLRSESNTRWSEFSKPLGRSVFLGELEEEQK, encoded by the coding sequence ATGGTTAAAACCATTTTTGTTAAAGATTTGCCCAATTTAATAGGGAACGAGGTGGATGACCTTTTTCAGATTAAAGATTTGCAGGACAAAAGTGGCAAGGAAGGGCAGGCCTTCCTCGAACTTACTATCGCTGATGTCTCTGGTACACTTACAGCGAGGATCTTTGACGATGTAGAGGTTTTAAGGGGAAAGATAGAGCGTGGCAGGGTTCACAGGCTCAGGATGCAGGTTTATCAGTTTTCAAATCAGTTGGGTATCAAGGTACTGGATGTTGAACGGGTTGAGGACTACGACATAAGGCATTTCGTACCTTCCAGCAGCGTAGATCCAGCGAAACTGGAAGAGGATTTGAAGAGTTTTATCAGGAAAATTAACAATCCTCAATTAAAAACCCTCCTCAAGAGAATATTTGTGGATGATGAGGAGTTTAGGAAGAAATTTTTACTGGCACCGGCAGCCAGATATTATCATCACAACTTCATTGGAGGACTTGCCGAACATACCCTTCAAATTGCAAGGGTTGCCGAGGCCATTTCTGTATTATATGACGTAGTCGATAAAGACCTTTTGATTGCAGGTGCTCTCCTTCACGATATCGGTAAGGTTTATGAAATGGAATATACGCCAGATATCGACTACACCGACGAGGGAAGACTTTTCGGCCACCTCATTATCGGTTATGAAATCGTAAGCAAGAAGATACACGAAATCGAAGTTGTAAATAGGTTTCCCGCAGATCTTCGGATGAAAATTTTACATATGATCCTTTCCCACCACGGTGAGCTTCAGTTTGGTTCACCGGTAAGACCACTGTTTCTTGAGGCACAGATACTACATTTTCTGGATGACCTCGACGCAAAGGCAGAGATGTTTAAGAAGGCTTCTGATCTGAGGAGTGAAAGTAATACAAGGTGGAGCGAATTTTCAAAGCCTCTTGGCAGGTCTGTTTTTCTTGGTGAGTTGGAGGAGGAACAGAAATGA
- a CDS encoding RNA ligase family protein produces MMELKPVWLMQPIPYMGETLEGDWIVEPKVDGWRLQILKANGKIQFWGRRLEKSPNWTDKLNYLSDFLRHIPDNTILDAELYSEKGRRFIPSLFKKNPDVRPVIMVFDVLYLNGEKVFMLPLKDRKLFLENLNLKEPFYLMPYKKLVSDVKTHLLEEKKKGYEGIVLKMLYSPYEIGKDGPIATIFWRKVK; encoded by the coding sequence ATGATGGAACTTAAGCCGGTCTGGCTTATGCAACCAATCCCCTACATGGGCGAGACCCTTGAGGGGGATTGGATCGTGGAACCCAAGGTCGATGGGTGGCGACTCCAGATCTTAAAAGCCAACGGAAAAATTCAATTCTGGGGAAGAAGACTGGAAAAGAGTCCTAATTGGACCGATAAACTCAATTATCTTTCCGATTTTTTAAGGCACATTCCCGATAATACTATCCTCGATGCGGAGCTATATTCAGAAAAGGGCAGGAGATTTATCCCCTCTCTTTTCAAGAAAAACCCAGATGTAAGACCCGTAATAATGGTTTTTGACGTCCTTTATCTTAATGGTGAAAAGGTTTTTATGCTGCCCTTAAAAGATAGGAAACTATTCCTTGAGAACCTCAATCTTAAAGAACCTTTCTACTTAATGCCATATAAAAAGCTCGTTAGCGACGTTAAGACTCACCTTCTCGAAGAAAAGAAAAAGGGTTATGAGGGAATAGTACTTAAGATGCTCTATTCCCCATATGAAATTGGAAAAGATGGACCCATTGCGACAATTTTCTGGAGGAAGGTAAAATGA
- a CDS encoding ATP-binding cassette domain-containing protein, with protein MQGIQVYNLKKSFKIEQVQAGLWGSIKSLLSRKYEKVIALDGINLSISKGEMVGLIGPNGAGKTTFVKILSGVLYPDSGSVTIDGFIPYRRDKKLLEKIALFTGQRGFLSTIIWDIEPREGYELIREIYGIDRNTFKKRIKKLTELLEAEEIINKPLRKLSLGERTKVELIGAILHYPEYIFLDEPTIGLDLLSQKNLWDFIKAYNRETGATVLITSHYIRDLEELGKRVVIINKGRIIYDGDKGKIKESMGDTKQIRVRISNPYQKIQLSGFEYEDECLVAEVPRSKIPEIIQTLNNLEGVEDVQIEDPPLESLIRKIYTEGSL; from the coding sequence ATGCAAGGAATACAAGTTTACAATTTAAAGAAAAGTTTCAAAATTGAACAGGTTCAAGCCGGCCTCTGGGGTTCGATTAAATCTCTTTTAAGTAGAAAATACGAAAAAGTAATAGCCCTTGATGGGATCAACCTTTCAATATCTAAGGGCGAAATGGTTGGTTTAATTGGACCCAATGGGGCCGGAAAAACGACCTTTGTAAAAATCCTTTCTGGCGTGCTCTATCCTGACTCAGGCTCTGTAACGATCGATGGGTTCATCCCATACAGAAGAGATAAAAAGTTGCTCGAAAAGATAGCCCTTTTCACAGGGCAAAGAGGATTTCTATCTACCATAATCTGGGATATTGAACCCCGGGAGGGATACGAACTGATAAGGGAAATCTACGGAATTGATAGAAATACTTTCAAAAAGAGAATAAAAAAATTAACCGAACTTCTGGAAGCGGAAGAAATCATAAACAAGCCTCTCAGAAAATTATCCCTCGGCGAAAGAACAAAGGTGGAACTCATCGGAGCTATCCTTCACTATCCAGAATATATTTTTCTTGATGAACCCACCATTGGACTTGACCTGTTATCCCAGAAAAATCTATGGGATTTTATAAAGGCCTACAATAGAGAAACAGGTGCCACGGTTCTTATAACAAGCCACTACATAAGGGATTTAGAAGAGCTTGGAAAGAGGGTTGTCATTATAAATAAGGGAAGAATAATTTACGACGGAGACAAAGGAAAAATTAAGGAATCCATGGGGGACACAAAACAGATAAGAGTAAGGATTAGCAATCCCTATCAAAAAATCCAATTGTCTGGATTCGAGTATGAAGATGAATGCTTAGTAGCAGAAGTGCCTCGAAGCAAGATACCAGAAATTATTCAAACCCTTAACAATCTGGAGGGAGTAGAAGATGTCCAAATCGAAGACCCACCCTTGGAGTCGCTTATAAGAAAAATATACACAGAGGGTAGTTTATGA
- a CDS encoding ABC-2 family transporter protein, whose protein sequence is MKKYLSFAVVSIKELFRWRANVILQTTMFFLPLLGYFFFFKLLYTGNFQLGNYNFKQLFTYYFWVLLTYSTMPSTGSYELVEQIKSGVIIHFLSKPVNFLKSWIALTTGGTITWATFFIISAVPVILFLKNYFIVPTPENILLGFLFLSLGYILSLLLGLSLSLTAFFVGDPFGVYEIYGMTLGLLGGAIIPVDLLPKLLQYLPFKYIYFTPAKAFIGALNNVAQELIICISYILFFGLLVQILWTKGLKRYEAFGG, encoded by the coding sequence ATGAAAAAATACCTTTCCTTTGCTGTTGTGAGCATAAAAGAACTATTTAGATGGAGGGCAAACGTAATACTCCAGACTACGATGTTTTTCTTGCCCCTCCTTGGGTATTTCTTTTTCTTCAAACTGCTTTATACAGGAAACTTTCAACTCGGTAACTACAATTTTAAGCAGCTCTTTACATACTACTTCTGGGTTCTTTTAACCTATTCAACAATGCCTTCGACCGGTTCCTACGAATTAGTTGAGCAAATCAAATCTGGTGTTATTATTCATTTCCTCTCAAAACCCGTAAATTTTTTGAAATCCTGGATAGCACTTACAACAGGAGGAACAATCACATGGGCTACCTTTTTCATCATCTCAGCGGTTCCAGTAATCCTCTTTCTCAAAAATTACTTTATAGTTCCCACTCCTGAAAACATTCTTTTAGGCTTTCTCTTTTTGTCCCTCGGTTACATCCTCAGTCTTCTTCTTGGGTTATCTCTATCCCTTACCGCTTTCTTTGTGGGTGATCCTTTCGGGGTCTACGAGATTTACGGGATGACCCTCGGACTCTTAGGCGGTGCAATTATCCCCGTGGACTTGCTTCCAAAATTGCTTCAATATTTGCCTTTTAAATATATCTACTTCACCCCTGCAAAAGCTTTCATAGGGGCACTAAACAACGTTGCGCAGGAACTAATTATTTGCATTTCTTACATCCTATTCTTTGGACTTCTCGTTCAAATACTCTGGACTAAGGGATTAAAACGATATGAAGCCTTTGGAGGATAA
- a CDS encoding ABC-2 family transporter protein gives MKELKFILTQLKIRFRNLTIFRTSFFLEFLGKVSWVIVYIIFYKIVFTFANSIGGWNGPSLQMLVGTAGIIFGLFSTFCGYGSGSISHLVRRGSLDFYLTKPLSTPIIILFRFADIPSLFSVIPSIFIFCLGLNAYGFPGILSLLLWLVSVILSFLIYSFLHFLLGLLSFKYVNLPALTWIIYDIADYGKYPYKIFPLIIQKLLLYVIPILLVTNFPVLILRGEYNLIILQIALLSVQLFLIRLLFPLAFKAYQGAGTYEI, from the coding sequence ATGAAGGAGCTTAAGTTCATTCTTACTCAACTTAAGATAAGGTTCAGAAACCTCACAATTTTTAGAACTTCTTTCTTCCTCGAATTTCTTGGCAAAGTATCCTGGGTTATTGTTTACATAATTTTCTACAAAATTGTCTTTACCTTCGCAAATAGCATAGGGGGATGGAACGGCCCATCTCTACAAATGCTCGTTGGAACAGCAGGAATCATATTTGGACTCTTCAGCACCTTCTGTGGTTATGGTTCAGGATCTATCTCACATCTTGTAAGAAGAGGAAGTCTCGATTTTTACCTGACAAAACCCCTTTCCACTCCAATTATAATACTTTTCCGATTTGCAGATATCCCCTCTTTGTTTAGTGTAATCCCATCAATATTTATCTTCTGCCTCGGCCTTAATGCTTACGGATTCCCTGGTATATTAAGCCTTCTCCTCTGGCTTGTATCAGTGATTCTATCCTTTTTAATATACTCATTCCTCCACTTTTTATTAGGTCTCCTCTCTTTCAAATACGTTAACCTCCCTGCTCTTACATGGATCATCTACGACATAGCGGACTACGGAAAGTACCCGTACAAAATATTTCCTTTAATCATTCAAAAGTTGCTTCTATACGTAATACCGATTTTACTTGTGACAAACTTTCCAGTGCTCATATTAAGAGGGGAATACAACTTAATAATACTTCAAATTGCTCTGCTCTCAGTTCAGCTTTTTCTAATACGCCTCCTTTTCCCTCTCGCTTTCAAAGCCTACCAGGGAGCAGGTACATATGAAATTTGA
- a CDS encoding MFS transporter, protein MEEKTKKRDPLKISIFEGVAYSIMEGMGLRYITPYALLLGANNKIVGFLTSIPQIASALIQFLSLKILGEKISRKQLSFWGAFSQALTWILIISLAFIYFVFNKKSPAIPLTLIFAYTLLVAAGSIFAPAWSSWMKDLVDEKSLGSYFGKRNRIVGFASLTSMLIAGFLLDLFKKINPFIGFVVIFTVAMVARFTSAYLLKLQHEPPFKSHKSYYFTLWEFVRLMPHSNFGRFTAFVNLFMFSVAIAGPFFAVYMLKHLGLSYSKFTLVSLASSITSLLTMPYWGRLGDKYGNLKVLKITGFLIPLIPLIWASTSLMNKNTAFYFLFFIEAFSGTLWAGFNIASSNFIYDAVTRQKIAICVTYYNILNSLSVFVGATIGGYLASYNMLKTVPAGNIIQVFLLSGILRFLVALIILPSIKEVKKVEKLDFKRIRKTLLAPIDSLLFQISYKIGNPRS, encoded by the coding sequence ATGGAAGAGAAGACGAAGAAAAGAGATCCATTAAAAATAAGCATTTTTGAAGGGGTTGCCTACTCCATAATGGAAGGCATGGGGCTCAGGTACATTACCCCTTATGCCCTCCTTCTCGGTGCCAACAATAAAATCGTAGGATTTTTGACTTCAATTCCGCAAATAGCCTCTGCCCTTATCCAATTTTTAAGCCTCAAAATCCTTGGCGAAAAAATTTCTCGTAAACAACTCTCCTTTTGGGGCGCCTTTTCCCAGGCCTTAACCTGGATTCTCATCATATCTCTTGCCTTTATATATTTTGTATTTAACAAAAAATCACCGGCAATACCCTTGACTTTAATCTTCGCTTACACACTCCTTGTTGCTGCGGGAAGCATCTTTGCACCTGCCTGGAGTTCGTGGATGAAGGACCTCGTTGATGAAAAGTCCCTTGGCTCTTATTTTGGAAAAAGGAATCGAATAGTAGGATTCGCAAGCCTTACCTCGATGTTAATCGCTGGTTTTCTCCTGGACCTTTTCAAGAAAATAAACCCCTTTATTGGATTTGTAGTTATCTTCACAGTGGCAATGGTTGCCCGTTTTACTTCCGCCTACCTTTTAAAGCTTCAACATGAGCCACCTTTTAAATCCCACAAGTCTTACTATTTTACACTGTGGGAGTTCGTAAGATTGATGCCACACAGCAATTTCGGAAGATTCACCGCCTTTGTGAACCTCTTTATGTTTTCGGTTGCAATTGCAGGTCCATTCTTTGCAGTTTACATGTTAAAACATCTTGGGCTTTCCTATTCAAAGTTTACCTTGGTAAGCCTTGCCTCTTCAATTACCAGCCTGCTCACGATGCCCTATTGGGGAAGGCTCGGTGATAAGTATGGAAATCTAAAAGTTTTAAAAATAACAGGATTTTTAATACCCTTAATTCCTCTGATTTGGGCTTCAACCTCACTGATGAATAAAAACACCGCCTTCTACTTCCTTTTTTTCATTGAAGCCTTTTCTGGAACCCTCTGGGCAGGCTTCAATATTGCCTCTTCCAACTTCATTTATGACGCAGTAACCCGCCAAAAAATTGCCATCTGCGTCACTTATTACAACATTCTAAACTCTCTGAGTGTGTTCGTGGGCGCAACCATTGGTGGTTACCTCGCGTCCTACAATATGTTGAAAACGGTGCCTGCGGGAAACATCATCCAGGTCTTCCTATTATCTGGAATTCTGAGATTCTTGGTGGCGCTCATAATACTACCCTCGATTAAGGAAGTGAAAAAGGTTGAAAAACTCGATTTTAAAAGGATTAGAAAAACCCTCCTTGCCCCCATTGACAGCCTACTTTTCCAAATTTCTTACAAAATAGGGAATCCAAGAAGCTGA
- a CDS encoding glycine--tRNA ligase subunit alpha, translated as MLTFQDLILKLSRYYADLGCVIGQPYNSEVGAGTFNPLTFLKSLGKKPWKVAYVEVTRRPKDGRYAENPNRVQQYHQFQVILKPAPENPQEIYLNSLKYIGIDIEKHDIRFVEDDWESPTLGAWGLGWEVWLDGLEITQFTYFQQVGGIDLDVIPVELTYGLERIAMYIQKVDSIFDLVWAPGVTWGDIYKRFEYEFSVYNYEKSDSKLLMELFRKFEKDAEQLLKEGLLYPGYDFVIKLSHIFNLLDARGAISPSERQAYILRIRNLARLAAKVYLEAENE; from the coding sequence GGATTTGATTTTGAAGCTATCTCGCTACTACGCAGATCTCGGTTGTGTTATAGGGCAGCCTTACAATTCTGAGGTTGGTGCGGGAACTTTCAATCCTTTAACTTTTCTAAAGTCTCTCGGGAAGAAACCCTGGAAGGTCGCCTATGTTGAAGTGACGAGGCGTCCCAAGGATGGAAGGTACGCTGAAAATCCCAATAGAGTCCAACAGTATCACCAGTTTCAGGTTATTTTAAAGCCTGCGCCGGAAAACCCTCAGGAAATTTACCTGAATTCTTTGAAATACATTGGCATAGATATTGAAAAACACGATATAAGGTTTGTTGAGGATGATTGGGAGTCTCCTACCCTTGGTGCCTGGGGCCTTGGCTGGGAGGTGTGGCTGGATGGTCTCGAAATAACTCAATTTACCTATTTCCAGCAGGTTGGAGGAATAGACCTCGATGTGATCCCCGTTGAGCTTACCTATGGATTAGAGCGCATTGCTATGTACATTCAAAAGGTAGATTCAATTTTTGACCTTGTATGGGCACCGGGGGTGACCTGGGGCGACATTTATAAAAGGTTCGAATACGAATTTTCAGTTTACAACTATGAAAAAAGTGACAGCAAGTTGCTTATGGAACTTTTCAGGAAGTTTGAAAAAGACGCAGAACAGCTCCTCAAGGAAGGATTGCTCTATCCCGGTTACGATTTTGTGATAAAGTTGTCCCACATTTTTAATTTACTCGATGCACGGGGAGCCATTTCCCCATCAGAAAGACAGGCCTATATTTTGAGGATTAGAAACCTGGCACGATTGGCAGCGAAAGTCTATCTGGAGGCGGAGAATGAGTGA
- the glyS gene encoding glycine--tRNA ligase subunit beta encodes MSEFLLEIGVEEIPAFDVYDIAEQLRRIFENFLEENRIKFGELKIFFTPRRFAIYIKGLSDFQDTWESEVTGPPAKVCFDEEGKPTKALTGFLESRNLRLEDVYVEETKKGKYVKAKIKEGGKPVKDLLSQFLPDVLSKVKVRKSMRWDGDFRFLRPVRWILCLYNSEVMDVEIAGIKASRATYGNRVKGNLLLEVKDPSDYLDLLRKNFVYADPDERKQIILEKIHKICSEKGLKWQEDHELLDEVVNLVEYPGVILGSFPERYLDLPESVIITAMKQHQRYFAVRRADGKLANYFITTINNTEDYEPEIRPNHEKVLKARLEDAEFYMHEDLKIPLEDRIEELKKVVFLEGIGTVYDKILRVEKLCQFLLPNFVDVDSELLFKALKLCKVDLTTLMIKDGKEFTKLGGIIGMEYALRQGKDEKLSRIIYDHILPRFPGDELPQTIEGAIISLSDKVDTLMAFLKAGAEISASQDPFGLRRTLYSIFELVKEKKLRFNFVHLLEKAALELGIPTEKLQEFLNWAWARLESYLEEKEGIRYDIVDCVVYANKGDLWDVIQRARVLNSYYLENRKEFEEVVIGQKRANNILAGVGNLPPIDESLFEKDEERNLHKVLRESEPLVKKALDEERYEDALRILRSLKPYIDLFFDKVFVMVNDEKIRNNRLSLLYELRECFRHYGDFSKIVVQVNQSPHQAS; translated from the coding sequence ATGAGTGAATTTTTGCTGGAGATCGGCGTTGAAGAGATACCCGCCTTTGATGTTTACGACATTGCTGAACAACTACGGAGAATTTTTGAAAACTTTTTAGAGGAGAACCGGATAAAGTTTGGTGAGCTTAAAATATTTTTTACACCGCGCAGGTTTGCGATTTATATTAAAGGTTTGAGTGATTTTCAGGATACATGGGAGTCAGAAGTTACTGGACCACCGGCGAAGGTGTGTTTTGACGAGGAAGGTAAGCCAACGAAGGCTTTGACTGGTTTTCTTGAAAGTAGAAACCTCAGGCTGGAAGATGTTTATGTTGAGGAGACTAAAAAGGGCAAATATGTAAAGGCGAAAATCAAAGAGGGTGGAAAACCAGTAAAGGATCTGCTTTCCCAATTTTTACCTGATGTTCTCAGTAAGGTGAAGGTGCGGAAATCGATGCGATGGGATGGAGACTTCCGATTCTTGAGGCCTGTAAGATGGATTTTATGCCTGTACAATAGTGAAGTGATGGATGTGGAGATTGCTGGTATTAAGGCCTCGAGAGCCACCTATGGCAACAGGGTTAAGGGGAATCTTCTGCTTGAGGTTAAAGACCCTTCAGATTATTTGGATCTTTTGAGAAAGAACTTCGTTTATGCAGACCCTGATGAAAGAAAACAAATCATTCTTGAGAAGATACACAAGATATGCTCAGAAAAGGGTCTTAAATGGCAGGAAGATCACGAACTTTTAGATGAGGTTGTGAATTTGGTTGAGTATCCGGGTGTTATTCTGGGAAGTTTCCCTGAAAGGTATTTGGATTTACCAGAGTCAGTCATTATCACTGCAATGAAACAGCATCAGCGTTACTTTGCCGTGAGAAGGGCGGATGGCAAGCTGGCTAACTACTTCATTACTACTATTAACAATACTGAGGATTATGAACCGGAGATAAGACCGAATCATGAAAAGGTTCTTAAAGCGAGGCTTGAGGATGCGGAGTTTTATATGCACGAGGACTTAAAGATACCACTCGAGGATAGAATCGAAGAACTTAAAAAGGTAGTCTTTCTGGAAGGAATAGGTACGGTATATGATAAGATTTTGAGGGTTGAAAAACTCTGTCAATTTTTACTTCCAAATTTTGTTGACGTTGACAGCGAATTGTTGTTTAAAGCGTTGAAACTCTGCAAAGTTGATCTCACGACGTTGATGATTAAAGATGGGAAGGAGTTTACAAAGCTTGGAGGGATTATAGGAATGGAGTATGCTCTAAGACAAGGAAAAGATGAGAAGCTTTCTCGTATTATTTACGACCATATCCTGCCAAGGTTCCCCGGTGATGAGCTTCCGCAGACCATAGAGGGTGCAATTATAAGCCTTTCTGATAAGGTAGATACTTTGATGGCTTTCTTGAAGGCAGGTGCCGAGATTTCTGCTTCTCAGGATCCCTTTGGGTTAAGGAGGACCCTATACTCGATTTTTGAGCTGGTAAAGGAAAAGAAGCTGAGATTTAATTTTGTCCATCTTCTTGAAAAAGCTGCCCTTGAGCTTGGCATTCCGACGGAGAAACTTCAGGAGTTCCTGAACTGGGCATGGGCAAGGCTCGAGAGTTATTTAGAGGAGAAGGAGGGCATCCGCTACGACATAGTGGATTGCGTAGTTTACGCCAACAAAGGTGATCTCTGGGATGTGATTCAGAGGGCAAGGGTTTTGAACAGCTATTACCTTGAGAATAGAAAGGAATTTGAGGAAGTGGTAATTGGTCAAAAGAGGGCAAATAACATCCTGGCGGGTGTTGGAAACCTGCCCCCCATCGATGAGTCTCTGTTCGAAAAGGATGAAGAAAGGAATCTCCACAAAGTGCTGAGGGAGAGTGAACCTTTGGTAAAAAAGGCTTTGGATGAGGAAAGGTATGAAGATGCCCTCAGGATTTTGAGAAGCTTAAAACCTTATATCGATCTTTTCTTTGATAAGGTCTTTGTAATGGTAAATGATGAGAAGATTAGAAATAATCGCCTTTCACTCCTTTATGAGCTGAGGGAGTGCTTCAGACACTACGGTGATTTTTCAAAAATAGTAGTCCAGGTTAATCAATCTCCTCACCAAGCTTCTTAA
- a CDS encoding HEPN domain-containing protein — translation MKEIWLESAMESLNKAKKMLYIGDYKNACINSRISATKAIYSALIGVDDIKYRDEIVTLYEIYKLHNGKDEEIEEAVFFLSRFILYEDIITPFLAEKWEGLPTKEDAEKAVSLAERLVKKFSNPQ, via the coding sequence ATGAAGGAGATCTGGCTTGAAAGCGCCATGGAAAGTTTAAATAAGGCAAAGAAGATGCTTTACATTGGTGATTACAAAAATGCCTGCATCAATTCAAGGATATCGGCGACTAAGGCAATCTACTCGGCCCTTATAGGCGTGGATGATATTAAATACAGGGACGAAATTGTAACACTTTATGAAATTTACAAACTACACAATGGTAAGGATGAGGAAATTGAAGAGGCTGTGTTTTTCCTTTCCAGGTTTATCCTTTATGAGGATATTATAACCCCTTTCCTTGCAGAAAAATGGGAGGGATTACCTACCAAGGAAGATGCAGAAAAGGCTGTAAGCTTAGCCGAAAGATTGGTGAAGAAATTTTCTAATCCTCAGTAG
- a CDS encoding peroxiredoxin, with protein sequence MTKIGDIVPDFTLKDQHGETFNLGSQKGKKVLLSFHPLAFTKICSEQMKALEQKYDEFVKLNVIPVGISVDPVPSKHAWARELGLKKLRILSDLWPHGGVAKLLGIFRENEGFSERANIIVDEEGKAIFVKVYEIKELPDLEEIFKFIKGT encoded by the coding sequence ATGACAAAAATTGGAGACATAGTACCAGACTTTACCCTTAAAGATCAGCATGGGGAAACCTTTAATTTAGGTTCCCAAAAAGGGAAAAAGGTCCTCTTATCCTTCCATCCCTTGGCCTTTACTAAGATTTGTAGTGAACAGATGAAAGCCCTCGAGCAGAAATACGATGAGTTTGTAAAATTAAATGTAATCCCCGTCGGAATAAGTGTTGACCCTGTGCCATCCAAACATGCCTGGGCAAGGGAGCTCGGTCTTAAAAAACTGAGAATCCTATCAGACTTGTGGCCACATGGTGGCGTAGCAAAGTTACTCGGAATATTCCGAGAAAATGAAGGGTTTTCTGAAAGGGCAAACATTATTGTAGATGAAGAAGGAAAGGCCATTTTCGTAAAGGTTTATGAAATAAAAGAATTGCCAGACCTTGAGGAGATATTTAAGTTTATAAAAGGAACATGA